A DNA window from Streptomyces canus contains the following coding sequences:
- a CDS encoding ATP-binding protein, protein MHEYTSTARVWGLTCPGFPEEVSRARRWTRDILHGSPLAEDAELIVSELSANAILHTASGQDSGSFHLALAVSAQVIALSVTDDGGAGTAPKIERQDQDAEHGRGLGMVSVIAHRVVVHESDGGHTVTAELFTGPPVGGHPC, encoded by the coding sequence ATGCACGAGTATACGAGTACGGCCCGGGTCTGGGGGCTCACTTGCCCAGGTTTCCCGGAAGAGGTCAGCCGGGCCCGCCGCTGGACCCGCGACATCCTGCACGGATCACCGCTGGCCGAGGACGCCGAACTGATCGTGAGCGAACTGAGCGCGAACGCGATCCTCCACACCGCCAGCGGCCAGGACTCGGGCAGCTTCCATCTGGCCCTGGCCGTATCAGCACAGGTAATCGCGCTGTCGGTCACGGACGACGGAGGCGCCGGCACCGCCCCGAAGATCGAGCGTCAGGACCAGGACGCTGAACACGGCCGAGGCCTGGGCATGGTCAGCGTGATCGCTCACCGGGTTGTGGTCCACGAGAGTGACGGCGGCCACACGGTCACCGCGGAGCTCTTCACGGGCCCGCCTGTGGGAGGCCACCCATGCTGA
- a CDS encoding NUDIX hydrolase, giving the protein MSVAGVVVDNLGRALLIQRRDNGKWEPPGGVLEREETIPEALQREVLEETGIKIALPATLTGVYKNMTGLIVSLVFRCQAADGTPTTGDETRALRWATREEVSELADEAYAIRVLDAMDAASPPAIRAHDGVKLV; this is encoded by the coding sequence GTGAGCGTGGCCGGAGTCGTCGTCGACAACCTGGGCCGGGCCCTCCTGATCCAGCGCCGCGACAACGGCAAATGGGAACCCCCGGGCGGCGTCCTCGAACGCGAGGAGACCATCCCCGAGGCCCTGCAACGCGAAGTCCTCGAAGAAACCGGCATCAAGATCGCCCTTCCTGCGACTCTCACCGGCGTCTACAAGAACATGACGGGCCTGATCGTCTCCCTGGTCTTCCGCTGCCAGGCCGCCGACGGCACACCCACCACAGGCGACGAGACCCGCGCACTGCGCTGGGCCACCCGCGAAGAAGTCTCCGAGCTTGCCGACGAGGCGTACGCCATCCGCGTCCTGGACGCGATGGACGCGGCGTCTCCACCCGCCATCCGCGCCCACGACGGCGTGAAACTCGTCTAG
- a CDS encoding GntR family transcriptional regulator: MTPALPSGQLGDLDPTSDRAVFRQIADQLREAIDRGRFREGEKLPSEAELVDHYGVSRMTVRNSFSILQGEGLVHAEHGKGVFVRPRPPVRRLASDRFARRHREQGKSAFIVEADTVGSHPQVDSLEVKEEKASQDISTRLGSVRRVLARRRRYLLDGRPVEFATSYLPLDIARGTQIAEPNPGPGGIYARLEELGHRLDHFEEEIRARMPSPDEVKTLRLASGVPVIHLVRTAFDTEGRAVEVCDTVMAADAYVLSYQLPAT, translated from the coding sequence GTGACCCCTGCCCTTCCCTCCGGCCAGCTCGGTGATCTCGACCCCACGAGCGATCGTGCGGTCTTCCGGCAGATCGCCGACCAGTTGCGCGAGGCCATCGACCGTGGGCGGTTCAGAGAGGGCGAGAAGCTGCCCTCCGAGGCTGAGCTTGTGGACCACTACGGGGTATCCCGGATGACCGTCCGCAACTCCTTCTCCATCCTGCAGGGGGAAGGACTCGTCCATGCCGAGCATGGCAAGGGTGTGTTCGTCCGGCCCCGCCCGCCCGTACGGCGACTCGCCTCCGACCGGTTCGCCCGCCGGCATCGGGAGCAGGGCAAGTCTGCCTTCATCGTCGAGGCGGACACGGTCGGCAGCCATCCCCAGGTCGACAGCCTTGAGGTCAAGGAAGAGAAGGCCAGTCAGGACATCTCCACGCGGCTCGGCTCGGTACGGCGTGTACTCGCCCGGCGCCGGCGGTACCTCCTCGACGGTCGGCCGGTCGAGTTCGCGACCTCCTATCTCCCCCTCGACATCGCCCGCGGTACGCAGATCGCCGAGCCGAACCCCGGGCCGGGCGGTATCTACGCCCGTCTCGAAGAACTCGGCCACCGCTTGGACCACTTCGAGGAGGAGATCCGGGCCCGGATGCCCTCGCCGGACGAGGTCAAGACGCTCCGGCTGGCCTCCGGCGTGCCCGTCATCCACCTGGTCCGCACCGCCTTCGACACCGAGGGTCGAGCCGTTGAAGTCTGTGACACGGTCATGGCGGCAGACGCATACGTCCTGTCGTACCAGCTCCCCGCGACCTGA
- a CDS encoding SCO3933 family regulatory protein yields MRTIRVETSAATILLTEAPEPKVRDRQTGEIAKDAVSGEALMTLGVVYIEDGESSLIKVTVPEGGVSEGLNLGAPVSLPGLFARPWESVFNGQQRHGIAYRAAAVTPAAFPAAMGATA; encoded by the coding sequence TTGCGCACCATCCGTGTTGAGACCTCCGCCGCCACGATCCTCCTCACCGAGGCTCCTGAGCCCAAGGTCCGCGACCGTCAGACCGGCGAGATCGCCAAGGACGCCGTCAGTGGTGAGGCGCTGATGACGCTCGGCGTCGTCTACATCGAGGACGGCGAGTCCTCGCTGATCAAGGTCACCGTGCCGGAGGGCGGTGTCTCTGAGGGATTGAACCTCGGCGCTCCGGTCTCGCTGCCGGGGCTTTTCGCCCGGCCGTGGGAGTCCGTGTTCAACGGGCAGCAGCGTCACGGCATCGCCTACCGCGCCGCCGCCGTCACCCCGGCCGCCTTCCCGGCCGCCATGGGAGCCACCGCCTGA